One genomic window of Caldivirga maquilingensis IC-167 includes the following:
- a CDS encoding coiled-coil protein has product MSLLNVEELEKKIEELNVKLNDVNGELDKTYKELNELKGKLNEKRSQLTAVINQLNSKRAELSELKNKINELISKRNNLIEYLKKNKAEKDEVSKRIIQLRDRVRNLRELLKELEASGGRVQDKDKLRVLIERLEFEHDTSPSDLKKEMEFYKTITELEKNLEKAETLDELRNHIANTVKEIEELSRRRTELVNSLKSTYEGSYKPLKDELMGLRSKVNEIRNSIGELKKRRDELKAERDEIKKQMLGLYARIKELKETKRQIIDEINKNRLLLVAARKSAAAAERRRSEESVKGELRRKAMEALQKLEKGERVSLDELMGLEDSDDQQSE; this is encoded by the coding sequence GTGTCATTACTTAACGTTGAGGAGCTTGAGAAGAAGATAGAAGAGTTGAACGTTAAGTTGAATGATGTTAATGGTGAGTTGGATAAGACTTATAAGGAATTGAATGAACTTAAAGGCAAGTTAAATGAGAAGAGAAGCCAATTAACAGCCGTAATAAACCAATTAAACAGTAAGAGGGCTGAGTTAAGTGAATTAAAGAATAAGATTAATGAATTAATCAGTAAAAGGAATAATCTCATTGAGTATCTTAAGAAGAATAAGGCTGAGAAGGATGAGGTGAGTAAGAGGATTATTCAATTAAGGGATAGGGTTAGGAATCTTAGGGAGCTTTTAAAGGAGCTTGAGGCATCAGGTGGTAGGGTTCAGGATAAGGATAAGTTAAGGGTCTTGATTGAGAGGCTTGAGTTTGAGCATGATACATCACCTTCAGATTTAAAGAAGGAGATGGAGTTCTATAAAACCATTACAGAGCTTGAGAAGAACCTTGAGAAGGCTGAGACACTGGATGAGCTTAGGAATCATATAGCCAACACTGTTAAGGAAATTGAGGAATTAAGTAGAAGACGTACTGAATTAGTCAACAGCCTCAAGTCAACCTACGAGGGTAGCTATAAGCCGCTTAAGGATGAGTTAATGGGGCTTAGGAGTAAGGTGAATGAAATTAGAAATAGTATAGGTGAACTTAAGAAGAGGAGGGATGAGTTGAAGGCTGAGAGGGATGAGATCAAGAAGCAGATGCTGGGCCTCTACGCTAGAATAAAGGAGCTTAAGGAGACTAAGAGGCAGATTATTGATGAGATTAATAAGAATAGGCTACTCCTAGTGGCTGCAAGGAAATCAGCAGCGGCGGCTGAGAGAAGGAGGAGTGAGGAGTCGGTTAAGGGTGAGTTGAGGAGGAAGGCCATGGAGGCTCTTCAGAAGCTTGAGAAGGGTGAAAGAGTTAGCCTTGATGAGTTAATGGGACTGGAGGACTCAGATGACCAGCAGAGTGAGTGA
- a CDS encoding aldo/keto reductase has protein sequence MEYRDFRGGLRMPIIGLGSYLSVSECMRRDHYIAVFRRALELGYRMFDTAEAYNCSEEVIGKAVSGFSRDDLFIISKVWPTHASFNDVLRSARASVGRLGTFIDLYLLHWPSREVPIAETIRAFERLIDDGLIRFMGVSNFDSTALMEAMSAAKKYEIVADEVKYNLTDRFIERDLMPIAVKENIAIIAYSPLGTGNLLNPSNPGYSVLKTIADKYGKTPAQVALNWLISKPNTVAIPKATREEHLRENLGALGWRINQEDQKQLEQAYPIR, from the coding sequence ATGGAGTATAGGGATTTCAGGGGAGGGTTAAGAATGCCTATTATTGGCTTAGGCTCGTACTTATCTGTATCAGAATGCATGAGGAGAGACCATTACATTGCAGTCTTCAGAAGAGCCCTGGAACTGGGTTACAGGATGTTCGATACCGCAGAGGCTTATAATTGCTCCGAGGAAGTCATAGGCAAGGCTGTTTCTGGTTTTTCTCGTGATGATTTGTTTATTATTAGTAAGGTTTGGCCTACTCATGCTTCTTTTAATGATGTTTTGAGGAGTGCTAGGGCTAGTGTTGGTAGGCTTGGTACTTTCATTGACCTATACCTCCTCCACTGGCCTAGTCGTGAGGTGCCTATTGCTGAGACTATTAGGGCTTTTGAGAGGCTTATTGATGATGGTTTAATTAGGTTCATGGGTGTTAGTAATTTTGATTCAACCGCCTTAATGGAGGCTATGAGTGCTGCTAAGAAGTATGAGATTGTTGCCGATGAGGTTAAGTATAATTTAACAGATAGGTTCATTGAGAGGGATTTAATGCCAATAGCCGTTAAGGAGAATATAGCCATAATAGCCTACAGCCCACTGGGCACCGGTAACCTACTAAACCCCAGTAACCCAGGCTACAGTGTGTTAAAGACCATAGCCGATAAGTACGGTAAAACACCGGCACAAGTGGCGTTAAACTGGTTAATAAGTAAACCAAACACAGTGGCGATACCAAAGGCAACAAGGGAGGAGCATTTAAGGGAGAACCTAGGGGCATTAGGATGGAGAATAAACCAAGAAGACCAAAAACAACTAGAACAAGCATACCCAATAAGATGA
- a CDS encoding aldo/keto reductase, with product MEYVSLGKTGLKISIIGLGAWQFGGDAWGPYEYQVAKTVISKAVEVGINFIDTAAVYGRGRSEEFVGRAIKELGIRDQVIIATKVPGDWHRYDDVIKAAHRSKERLGIDAIDLLQLHWPAAWLNTPVCETMRAMEKLVNDGVVRYIGVSNYLPPLLDYARKCLSKTDIVSTQNRYSIVEREVEKEILPYVQREGLTLIAWSPLAKGVVTGKYSFENRPRNDLRAGDPLFMDDNFREISSKLVPVIKEVASKYGKTPAQVALNWLIMHPNVVPIPGARNAEQVEENAGAAGWRMSEEDFLKLTKASDSLRISYVNF from the coding sequence ATGGAGTATGTATCTTTAGGCAAAACTGGGTTAAAGATATCTATAATTGGTCTAGGTGCGTGGCAATTCGGTGGAGATGCCTGGGGCCCGTATGAGTACCAGGTGGCTAAGACGGTGATAAGTAAGGCCGTTGAAGTAGGCATTAACTTCATAGACACTGCAGCAGTCTACGGTAGGGGTAGGAGTGAGGAGTTTGTTGGTAGGGCTATTAAGGAGCTTGGTATTAGGGATCAGGTTATTATCGCCACTAAGGTGCCTGGTGACTGGCATAGGTATGATGATGTGATTAAGGCAGCACATAGGAGTAAGGAACGCCTTGGCATTGATGCAATAGATTTACTTCAACTGCATTGGCCAGCAGCATGGTTAAACACACCTGTTTGCGAAACAATGAGGGCTATGGAGAAGCTTGTTAACGATGGTGTAGTAAGGTACATTGGGGTTAGCAACTACCTGCCACCACTGCTTGATTACGCAAGGAAATGCCTATCCAAGACTGATATAGTGAGTACCCAGAATAGGTATAGTATAGTTGAGAGGGAGGTTGAGAAGGAGATTCTACCTTACGTCCAGAGGGAGGGCTTAACATTAATAGCGTGGAGTCCATTAGCCAAGGGGGTTGTTACCGGTAAGTATAGTTTCGAGAATAGGCCTAGGAATGACTTAAGGGCTGGGGATCCATTATTCATGGATGATAACTTCAGGGAAATAAGCAGTAAGCTAGTTCCGGTAATAAAGGAGGTTGCATCAAAGTACGGTAAGACACCGGCTCAAGTGGCATTAAACTGGTTGATAATGCACCCGAATGTCGTACCAATACCAGGGGCTAGGAATGCTGAGCAGGTTGAGGAGAATGCTGGGGCAGCTGGATGGAGAATGAGTGAGGAGGACTTCCTTAAGTTAACGAAGGCCAGTGATTCACTTAGAATAAGCTACGTAAACTTCTAA
- a CDS encoding DNA-directed DNA polymerase I: MPKDELDKIEEPEEEEVEESSEEYIQESAITAETPTSTPPSILIDVTYDGKAGKALVKLYDFMNDRIYFWYDNTGHKPYLITDIPPDELVTNYKSILRLKGFDHIDTVVKFNPLELKSKTYTVVYAKDPLTIGGGRESIRDIIPRSWEARIKYHLSYIYDNGLVPGMFYRIENGKLTPVNVDVPGEIQKLGEELYANDEEYLKAFREWLPLFQAPVPPLKRIAIDIEVYTPQENKIPNPKEALYEIIAIGLAGSDGLKRVLVLRRPEILMNADDQGMLLSDDVEVMFFDNERDLLREFFKTIMAYPILITFNGDSFDLTYIYNRALKLGFRKEELPIILTRDGEARYVLGVHIDLYKFFNIRAVEVYAFGGKYSGGEKTLDAIASALLGISKVEREKPISEMNYIELVNYNFRDALLTLYLTTFNNELVMRLIVLLARISKTPLNDVSRYQVSAWIRNMVYFEHRKRGWLIPNKEDVVNAKGSVATKAIIKNKKYAGAIVIEPIAGIYPNVYVLDFASLYPSIIKRWNLSYETVRCPDEKQANDPRNRPVPNLPHWVCSNMRGLTSLLVGLLRDMRVYVYKKLAKGDKDPRQRDYYNVVQAALKVFINASYGVFGAEIFPLYCPPLAELVTALGRLAITRTIIKALDLGLTPIYGDTDSLFLYNPSKDKLEEMINWVKDEMGIDIELDKAYRILALSGRKKNYAGILQDGSVDMKGLVGKKRNTPDIAKDAVKDVIHLFSTISSINDVEKVTEAIKERVREYYVMIRNKDVPLDKLAVKMAINKPISEYTKNTPQHVKAAELLGKYGVKPGPGDIIFFVKTTTREGVKPVQLARIDEIDSDKYIEYLRTSLEQILDALGIPFENIVGSKLM; encoded by the coding sequence GTGCCCAAGGATGAATTAGATAAAATTGAGGAACCAGAGGAAGAGGAGGTTGAGGAATCCAGTGAGGAGTATATTCAGGAAAGCGCCATTACCGCTGAAACACCCACAAGCACACCCCCCAGTATATTAATTGACGTAACCTATGATGGTAAGGCCGGTAAGGCCTTAGTGAAGCTTTACGACTTCATGAATGATAGGATCTACTTCTGGTACGATAACACTGGTCATAAACCATACTTAATAACCGATATACCACCCGATGAGTTGGTTACTAATTATAAGTCAATATTAAGGCTTAAGGGCTTCGATCACATTGATACAGTGGTTAAGTTCAATCCCCTTGAATTAAAGAGCAAAACCTACACGGTGGTTTACGCTAAGGATCCATTAACAATAGGTGGTGGTAGGGAGTCCATTAGAGACATTATACCTAGGTCCTGGGAGGCTAGGATTAAGTATCACTTATCCTACATATATGATAATGGCCTAGTACCCGGTATGTTTTACAGGATTGAGAATGGTAAATTAACTCCAGTTAACGTTGATGTTCCAGGTGAGATTCAGAAGCTTGGGGAGGAGCTGTACGCTAATGATGAGGAGTACCTAAAGGCCTTCAGGGAGTGGTTACCCCTATTTCAAGCACCTGTACCACCTTTGAAGAGGATTGCTATAGATATTGAGGTTTATACACCGCAGGAGAATAAGATACCTAACCCCAAGGAGGCATTGTATGAGATAATTGCAATAGGCCTAGCTGGTAGTGATGGGCTTAAGAGGGTTCTGGTTCTTAGGAGGCCTGAAATACTAATGAATGCTGATGACCAAGGCATGTTGCTGAGTGATGATGTTGAAGTCATGTTCTTCGATAATGAGAGGGATCTCCTGAGGGAGTTCTTTAAAACAATAATGGCTTACCCAATATTAATCACCTTCAACGGTGACTCCTTTGACTTAACCTACATTTACAATAGGGCACTTAAATTAGGCTTCAGGAAGGAGGAGTTACCCATAATCTTAACAAGGGATGGGGAGGCAAGGTACGTGCTTGGTGTTCACATCGACTTATACAAGTTCTTCAACATTAGGGCTGTTGAAGTCTATGCCTTCGGCGGCAAGTACTCAGGCGGTGAAAAGACCCTGGACGCCATAGCAAGTGCATTACTCGGCATTTCCAAGGTTGAGAGGGAGAAGCCCATTAGTGAAATGAATTACATTGAGTTAGTTAACTACAACTTCAGGGATGCGTTACTGACGCTTTACTTAACAACCTTCAATAATGAATTAGTCATGAGGTTAATAGTCCTATTAGCCAGGATATCGAAGACCCCGCTTAACGATGTTTCAAGGTACCAGGTCTCAGCGTGGATAAGGAATATGGTTTACTTCGAGCATAGGAAGAGGGGTTGGTTAATACCTAATAAGGAGGATGTGGTGAATGCTAAGGGTTCAGTGGCCACTAAGGCCATAATAAAGAATAAGAAGTATGCGGGTGCCATTGTGATAGAGCCCATTGCAGGCATATACCCAAACGTTTACGTGCTTGACTTCGCAAGCCTATACCCATCAATAATAAAGAGGTGGAATCTATCCTATGAAACAGTCAGGTGCCCTGACGAGAAGCAGGCCAATGATCCTAGGAATAGGCCAGTCCCAAACCTACCTCACTGGGTTTGTTCAAATATGAGGGGTTTAACATCACTACTAGTTGGGTTACTTAGGGATATGAGGGTTTACGTGTATAAGAAGCTGGCTAAGGGTGATAAGGACCCGAGGCAGAGGGATTACTATAATGTTGTTCAAGCGGCGTTGAAGGTCTTCATAAACGCATCCTACGGCGTCTTTGGAGCTGAAATATTCCCACTCTACTGCCCCCCATTGGCTGAACTAGTTACTGCCCTGGGTAGGTTGGCTATAACTAGGACTATAATTAAGGCCCTTGACTTAGGCCTGACCCCAATATACGGTGATACGGATAGTCTATTCCTCTATAATCCAAGTAAGGATAAGCTTGAGGAGATGATAAATTGGGTTAAGGACGAGATGGGTATTGATATTGAGTTGGATAAGGCCTATAGGATACTTGCCTTAAGCGGTAGGAAGAAGAATTACGCAGGCATACTGCAGGATGGTTCAGTGGATATGAAGGGGCTTGTGGGTAAGAAGAGGAATACACCTGATATAGCTAAGGATGCGGTTAAGGATGTTATACACCTCTTCAGTACAATAAGTAGTATTAATGATGTTGAGAAGGTTACTGAGGCTATTAAGGAGCGTGTGAGGGAGTACTACGTTATGATTAGGAATAAGGATGTACCATTGGATAAGCTTGCCGTTAAAATGGCTATAAATAAACCAATAAGCGAGTACACTAAGAACACACCGCAGCATGTTAAGGCCGCGGAACTACTGGGTAAGTATGGGGTTAAGCCCGGTCCCGGTGACATAATATTCTTCGTTAAGACTACTACTAGGGAGGGGGTTAAGCCTGTTCAGTTGGCTAGAATTGATGAGATTGACTCGGATAAGTACATTGAGTACTTAAGGACATCACTGGAGCAGATACTTGACGCCTTAGGCATACCCTTCGAGAACATTGTTGGGTCAAAGCTAATGTAG